The nucleotide window GGTTCCTCATTTGGAAAAATTGCCTTTTTGGCTTTCTGTGGTCGCAAAAAGTCGACACAGAGATTGCCTTTGTCATGGCTTCGGCATAAGAGGGGGGATGAATTCTACCAAGGCTGTTTTGCCAGCTTGTAGCCTTTAGGGAAAGGGACGCATGACGGACAAGATTCTCATAATCGACTTTGGATCTCAGGTCACTCAGCTTATTGCTCGCCGGGTGCGCGAAGCGGGTGTCTATTCCGAGATTGTGCCATTTCAGAATGCGGAACAGGCTTTTCATGATATTGAACCTGATGGGATCATTCTTTCCGGTGGGCCAGCTTCTACGGTCGATATCGGGTCTCCCCGTGCTCCTCAGGTGATTTTTAGCGCAGGTATCCCCATTCTCGGTATCTGTTATGGCGAGCAGGCCATGTGTCTGCAGCTGGGTGGTACGGTCGAAAGCCCGGATCATCGCGAATATGGCCGCGCCTTCGTTACCGTGAAGGAAAAGAGCCCGCTGTTTGATGGGGTTTGGGCGCTTGGCACCAGCCATCAGGTCTGGATGAGCCACGGAGACCGCGTGGATGGTCTGCCCGCAGGCTTTGATGTCATCGCAACGTCCGAAGGGGCTCCATTTGCTGCGATTGCCGATGAGGATCGCAAATTCTACGGCGTCCAGTTCCATCCGGAAGTGGTTCATACCCCCGATGGGGCGCAGCTGCTTTCGAACTTCGTTCACAAGATCTGTGGCTGTGAAGCGGATTGGTCGATGGCGCAGTTTCGCGCTGCCGCGATCAAGCGCATTCAGGATCAGGTTGGCGACAAGAAGGTGATATGCGGCCTGTCCGGCGGTGTCGATTCATCCGTGACCGCTGTGCTCATTCACGAGGCAATCGGTGATCAGCTCACCTGCATCTATGTTGATTCCGGCCTGATGCGCCAGAATGAGAGCGAGCAGGTCGTCGGGTTGTTCCGCGAGCATTACAACATTCCGCTGGTGCATGTGGATGCCTCCGAGATCTTCATCACGGCCCTTGAAGGCCAGACCGATCCGGAACGCAAGCGCAAGATCATTGGCGGGCTGTTCATCGACGTGTTCGAGGACGAAGCCAACCGCATTGGCGGTGCCGACTTCCTCGCACAGGGCACGCTCTATCCGGATGTGATCGAGTCGGTTTCCTTTACGGGCGGTCCTTCGGTCACCATCAAGTCGCACCATAACGTGGGCGGCTTGCCCGAGCGCATGAACATGCAACTGGTCGAGCCTCTGCGCGAGCTGTTCAAGGACGAGGTCCGGGCCCTAGGCCGTGAGCTTGGTTTGCCTGCAAGCTTCGTCGGGCGCCATCCGTTCCCGGGGCCGGGTCTTGCCATCCGTTGTCCGGGCGGTATCTCACGCGAAAAGCTGGATATTCTGCGCCAGGCTGATGCGATCTATCTCGACGAGATCCGCAAGGCTGGCCTTTATGATGCCATCTGGCAGGCGTTTGCCGTGCTGCTGCCGGTCCAGACCGTTGGCGTTATGGGCGATGGCCGCACTTACGAGTTCGTCTGCGCCCTACGTGCGGTGACCTCGGTCGACGGCATGACCGCCGATTTCTACCACTTCGACATGGAGTTTCTCTCCAAGGCGGCCACCCGCATCATCAACGAAGTGAAGGGCATCAACCGTGTCGTCTATGACGTCACCTCCAAGCCCCCAGGAACGATCGAGTGGGAATAACGGATTTTGCAAGTCGCAGGTGACCATGTCCCTGCGGCTTGT belongs to uncultured Cohaesibacter sp. and includes:
- the guaA gene encoding glutamine-hydrolyzing GMP synthase, whose amino-acid sequence is MTDKILIIDFGSQVTQLIARRVREAGVYSEIVPFQNAEQAFHDIEPDGIILSGGPASTVDIGSPRAPQVIFSAGIPILGICYGEQAMCLQLGGTVESPDHREYGRAFVTVKEKSPLFDGVWALGTSHQVWMSHGDRVDGLPAGFDVIATSEGAPFAAIADEDRKFYGVQFHPEVVHTPDGAQLLSNFVHKICGCEADWSMAQFRAAAIKRIQDQVGDKKVICGLSGGVDSSVTAVLIHEAIGDQLTCIYVDSGLMRQNESEQVVGLFREHYNIPLVHVDASEIFITALEGQTDPERKRKIIGGLFIDVFEDEANRIGGADFLAQGTLYPDVIESVSFTGGPSVTIKSHHNVGGLPERMNMQLVEPLRELFKDEVRALGRELGLPASFVGRHPFPGPGLAIRCPGGISREKLDILRQADAIYLDEIRKAGLYDAIWQAFAVLLPVQTVGVMGDGRTYEFVCALRAVTSVDGMTADFYHFDMEFLSKAATRIINEVKGINRVVYDVTSKPPGTIEWE